TGTGTTCCCGGGTACGGCGGCTCCGGCGGCGTCGTACCGGCTGGCACCATGGCCTCATGAACATCATGCTTTTTCACTCGACCTACGGCCTCAGGCCCGCGGTGCGCGACGCCGCGGACCGGCTGCGCATGGCGGGCCACGAGGTGTGGACGCCGGACCTCTTCGAGGGGCGTACGTTCGACACCGTCGAGGAGGGCATGGAGTTCAAGGAGTCGATCGGCAAGGAGGAGCTGCTGAAGCGGGCCGTGCTGGCGGCGGCGCCGTACTCGGAGCGCGGGCTGGTGTATGCCGGGTTCTCGCTCGGCGCCTCCATCGCCCAGACCCTCGCCCTCGGCGACGACAAGGCGCGCGGGCTGCTGCTTCTGCACGGTACGTCGGACATCGCGCCGAACGCCCACGTGGCGGATCTGCCGGTGCAGCTGCATGTGGCCGAGCCGGACCCGTTCGAGACGGACGACTGGCTGACCGCCTGGTATCTGCAGATGGGCCGGGCCGGTGCCGATGTGGAGGTCTACCGGTACGCCGGCGCCGGGCACCTCTACACCGACCCCGAGCTGCCGGACTACGACGCCGAGGCCGCCGAGGCCACCTGGCGGGTGGCGCTCGGCTTCCTGGAC
Above is a genomic segment from Streptomyces fodineus containing:
- a CDS encoding dienelactone hydrolase family protein, giving the protein MNIMLFHSTYGLRPAVRDAADRLRMAGHEVWTPDLFEGRTFDTVEEGMEFKESIGKEELLKRAVLAAAPYSERGLVYAGFSLGASIAQTLALGDDKARGLLLLHGTSDIAPNAHVADLPVQLHVAEPDPFETDDWLTAWYLQMGRAGADVEVYRYAGAGHLYTDPELPDYDAEAAEATWRVALGFLDGLQSG